A single genomic interval of Pseudomonadota bacterium harbors:
- the feoB gene encoding ferrous iron transport protein B, giving the protein MIDKKNITIALAGNPNSGKTTIFNNITGSRQKIGNWPGVTVEKKEGLISKFGYDLKIVDLPGTYSLTPFSIEEIVARDFVLEESPDVVIDIIDSSNLERSLYLATQLREIDGKVLFVLNMADVVRSHGTKIDAQKLSSLLDVPVVFTVGNKNEGIDDLLKEAIKLAESNPVKKEKRNVKYSKDIENAIVRIQELIEDKAKDNLHYNTRWTSIKLLEDDKIVKERFVQKTGNAGADIINEVQTLRKNLLNLYDEDPEIVMTDERYGFISGIIKEVQTISPKIRVDISRNIDLVLTNKFIGFPIFIFFIWAMFQLTFSLGAYPMDWLDKGIALLSLGFESVLPESIFKDLLINGIIAGVGSVIVFLPNILILFFCIALFEDTGYMARAAFLMDKIMHLIGLHGKSFIPMLMGFGCNVPAIMATRTLESEKDRILTILITPFMSCSAKLPVYIVLAGTFFAAKAGNVIFSLYLFGIVLSIVSGRLFRSTILKGVDAPFVMELPPYRVPMLKSLMIHMWDRSKMFLKKMGKIILIGSIIVWFLSSFPKNINYSIDYTSTINKINASFKEKIASANEEDKTLLNEQMLAEIADIRKKLNLEKTEKSYMGKIGKGVSPVFEPLGIDWRGSVSLLTGVFAKEIVVSTLGVLYSAEGSDDKNALSNALRSSGMTPLSALSMMVFVLLYLPCLATITMIKKETGSFKWTFFSITYSTVIAWVSAFCVYQGGRLLGFA; this is encoded by the coding sequence ATGATTGATAAAAAAAATATAACCATTGCTCTTGCAGGTAATCCTAACTCAGGAAAAACTACGATATTTAACAATATAACAGGGTCACGGCAAAAGATCGGGAACTGGCCCGGTGTTACCGTAGAAAAAAAAGAAGGCCTCATCAGCAAATTCGGATATGATCTTAAAATAGTTGATCTGCCCGGAACTTATAGTTTAACCCCCTTTTCAATAGAAGAGATTGTTGCAAGAGATTTTGTTTTAGAAGAATCTCCGGATGTAGTAATTGATATTATAGATTCATCCAATCTTGAAAGAAGTCTTTATCTTGCAACCCAGTTAAGAGAAATAGACGGTAAGGTCCTTTTTGTCCTGAATATGGCGGATGTAGTCCGTTCTCATGGAACCAAGATTGATGCCCAAAAACTTTCATCACTTCTTGATGTTCCGGTTGTATTTACTGTGGGTAACAAAAACGAAGGGATTGATGATCTGTTGAAAGAAGCAATAAAGCTTGCAGAATCAAACCCTGTTAAGAAAGAAAAAAGAAATGTTAAATATAGTAAAGATATCGAAAACGCAATTGTAAGAATTCAGGAACTGATAGAAGATAAAGCAAAAGATAATCTACATTATAATACCAGATGGACTTCAATAAAGCTTCTTGAGGACGACAAGATTGTTAAAGAACGCTTTGTGCAAAAAACAGGAAATGCAGGAGCTGATATTATCAATGAAGTTCAGACTCTTCGCAAAAATCTTTTAAACCTTTATGATGAAGATCCGGAAATCGTTATGACTGATGAACGATACGGGTTTATATCCGGGATCATTAAGGAAGTACAAACAATTTCGCCTAAAATCAGAGTTGATATTTCACGAAATATTGATCTTGTTCTTACAAACAAATTTATAGGTTTTCCAATATTTATTTTCTTTATATGGGCAATGTTTCAGCTTACTTTTTCGCTTGGCGCTTACCCGATGGATTGGCTGGATAAAGGGATAGCACTTCTTTCTTTAGGTTTTGAAAGTGTTCTTCCGGAAAGTATTTTTAAGGATTTATTGATAAACGGCATCATTGCAGGTGTAGGCAGTGTAATTGTCTTTTTGCCTAATATTTTAATACTTTTTTTCTGCATAGCATTGTTTGAAGATACCGGCTACATGGCAAGAGCTGCGTTTCTCATGGATAAGATCATGCATCTTATAGGGCTTCATGGGAAATCTTTTATTCCCATGCTTATGGGGTTTGGATGTAATGTTCCGGCTATTATGGCGACAAGAACATTAGAGAGCGAAAAAGACCGCATTTTAACAATTCTTATTACTCCTTTCATGTCATGTTCTGCGAAACTTCCGGTTTATATTGTGCTTGCAGGGACCTTTTTTGCCGCAAAAGCCGGGAATGTTATATTTTCCCTGTACCTTTTCGGAATTGTTCTTTCTATAGTATCGGGAAGGCTCTTTCGCTCGACAATTCTAAAAGGTGTTGACGCTCCGTTTGTAATGGAACTTCCTCCCTACAGAGTGCCAATGCTAAAAAGCCTTATGATTCATATGTGGGACAGAAGTAAGATGTTTTTAAAAAAGATGGGAAAAATTATATTAATCGGTTCAATTATTGTGTGGTTTCTTTCATCTTTTCCAAAAAATATTAATTATTCCATAGATTATACTTCTACTATAAACAAGATTAATGCATCATTTAAGGAAAAAATTGCCTCAGCGAATGAAGAAGATAAAACATTGTTAAATGAACAAATGCTTGCTGAAATAGCAGATATCCGGAAAAAATTGAACCTTGAAAAAACAGAAAAATCATATATGGGTAAAATCGGAAAAGGCGTTTCACCTGTTTTTGAGCCATTGGGGATTGACTGGCGGGGCAGTGTTTCATTGTTAACGGGCGTTTTTGCAAAAGAGATTGTTGTAAGTACGCTTGGAGTTTTATATTCAGCCGAAGGTTCCGATGACAAGAATGCCTTGTCCAATGCATTGCGTTCTTCC
- a CDS encoding ferrous iron transport protein A: MLLSELKEGETGIIIKIAGNGALRRRILEMGIVKGSKIYIEKYAPLKDPLELVVKNYHISLRVEEAAQITVEKSE, translated from the coding sequence ATGTTGCTTAGTGAGTTAAAGGAAGGGGAAACCGGTATAATTATCAAGATAGCCGGTAACGGAGCTTTGAGAAGAAGAATTCTTGAAATGGGAATAGTAAAAGGCTCTAAGATATATATAGAAAAATATGCACCTCTAAAAGATCCTTTGGAACTGGTTGTAAAAAATTATCATATATCTTTACGGGTGGAAGAAGCGGCACAGATTACAGTCGAAAAATCAGAGTAG
- a CDS encoding transcriptional repressor — MKKTHKQEKKQFEKFFKEGNIDNFEERFKVLDTFLQTENHLTSQELTKMLNDNGHNLDNSFVKDTLNLMCKLGFASKNKFDNGIIRYEHRHLGQHHDHMICIKCKNIIEFEEDEIENLQIKIASAHGFHMLQHKMELYGICSQCLKERASLMPLSKARPGERLMIKDITGGAGARMRLLSMGIRPDDEIEVITKVAKGQVVVASKSSRYAIGQGLAQKIIVEPVKK, encoded by the coding sequence ATGAAAAAAACTCATAAACAGGAAAAAAAACAATTTGAAAAATTCTTCAAAGAGGGAAATATTGATAATTTTGAAGAACGATTTAAAGTTTTAGATACCTTTCTTCAGACTGAAAATCATCTGACATCTCAAGAGCTTACAAAAATGCTCAATGATAATGGGCATAATCTTGATAATTCATTTGTGAAAGATACCTTAAATTTGATGTGCAAGCTTGGGTTTGCCTCTAAAAATAAATTTGATAACGGCATAATACGCTATGAACACAGGCATTTGGGGCAGCATCACGATCATATGATATGCATAAAATGCAAAAATATTATCGAATTTGAAGAAGATGAAATAGAAAATTTACAAATCAAAATTGCCTCAGCTCATGGATTTCACATGCTTCAGCATAAAATGGAACTTTATGGAATCTGTTCCCAATGTTTAAAAGAAAGGGCATCTTTAATGCCTTTATCAAAGGCAAGACCTGGCGAGCGCTTGATGATTAAGGATATTACCGGAGGGGCCGGTGCACGTATGAGGTTGCTTAGTATGGGAATCAGGCCTGATGATGAGATTGAAGTTATAACTAAAGTTGCCAAAGGTCAGGTTGTCGTTGCATCAAAATCCAGCCGGTACGCAATAGGACAGGGTCTTGCGCAAAAAATAATTGTTGAACCTGTCAAAAAATAG
- a CDS encoding zinc ribbon domain-containing protein yields MPIYEFKCLKCDEFFELILMNKEEEAQLKCPKCNSEDFERVISTTNFSMGAGSAGNESSGTQTRACSSGSCTTYNIPGYSK; encoded by the coding sequence ATGCCAATATATGAGTTTAAATGTTTGAAATGTGATGAATTTTTTGAATTGATCCTTATGAACAAAGAGGAAGAGGCCCAGCTTAAATGCCCAAAATGCAATAGTGAGGATTTTGAGAGGGTAATAAGCACAACAAATTTCAGTATGGGTGCCGGATCAGCAGGAAATGAATCTTCCGGTACTCAGACCAGAGCATGTTCGAGCGGATCATGTACCACCTATAATATCCCGGGATATTCCAAATAG
- a CDS encoding TrkA family potassium uptake protein, whose product MKNIAIIGLNSFGFYLCKSLSSQGFNIMAIEIKEELVNQVKPYVRKAVIGDAKDKSFLMKLGITDFDTVVISVGSKMDVSVLITLYMKELNIKNIIAKALSEDHSKILEKIGATHIIFPERDLAEQMAHTIASPNFLKYIPLTEGFSLIEVSPPFEWRGKKLKDLMLRNRYQIQIVMIREIIPERVVIPDGEFILKDSDILYIIGSEEHISSLRKGIN is encoded by the coding sequence ATGAAAAATATAGCTATAATTGGTCTTAATAGTTTCGGTTTTTATCTTTGCAAGTCATTAAGTTCACAAGGTTTTAATATAATGGCTATTGAAATTAAAGAAGAACTGGTGAATCAGGTTAAACCGTATGTAAGAAAAGCTGTAATCGGTGATGCAAAGGATAAGAGTTTTTTAATGAAGTTGGGTATCACTGATTTTGATACGGTTGTTATTTCCGTAGGCAGCAAAATGGATGTCAGCGTATTAATTACGCTTTATATGAAAGAATTAAATATTAAAAATATTATAGCCAAAGCTCTTAGTGAGGATCATTCTAAAATATTGGAGAAAATCGGGGCAACGCATATTATTTTCCCCGAGCGTGATTTGGCGGAACAAATGGCACATACAATCGCTTCTCCAAATTTTTTAAAGTATATCCCGCTTACCGAAGGATTCAGTTTGATTGAGGTAAGTCCTCCGTTTGAATGGCGTGGTAAAAAACTAAAGGACTTAATGTTAAGAAACCGATACCAGATTCAAATTGTAATGATCCGAGAAATTATTCCGGAAAGAGTTGTAATTCCTGATGGTGAATTTATCTTAAAAGATAGTGATATCCTTTATATTATCGGCAGTGAAGAACATATCAGTTCTTTACGAAAGGGTATAAACTGA
- a CDS encoding TrkH family potassium uptake protein, with translation MKKSYKFSFSQLSPQALVTLSFVSVILIGAYLLSCPFASTGLALNFVDSLFTSTSATCVTGLVVVDTGTYFSLTGQIIILVLIQIGGLGIMSFSTLLLFFLRGRFGIGSREIIQETLAFFDTIDIGALLKSVFIFTFSFEAIGVFLLTIRFLFDMPLGQAFFTAVFHSISAFCNAGFSTFPDSLTAYRSDIFVNLIIMLLIVSGGIGFIVIYEIYKLRKKGFTFYKLSLHSRVVLLYSFLLIIIGAVFLFIFEYEVSMKGYNLFTKFLSSLFQSVTARTAGFNTIDISAISMPSLFVIASLMFIGASPASCGGGIKTATLAVIFAFVKSKIKGSKNVNLFYSTLPFRVISKAIVLVVFAILTVIIFSFLVLVAEFHNTPFADNGTLFIKIIFEVISAFGTVGLSAGITPELSSISRILITIVMLIGRVGPLTLAVVIATKDEQDVQYAEDNILVG, from the coding sequence ATGAAAAAATCATATAAATTTTCTTTTTCCCAATTAAGCCCGCAGGCTTTAGTTACATTAAGTTTTGTAAGCGTTATTTTAATCGGAGCGTATTTATTATCATGTCCGTTTGCTTCAACCGGTTTGGCGTTAAATTTTGTAGATTCTCTTTTTACTTCAACTTCTGCTACCTGTGTTACCGGATTAGTTGTAGTAGACACAGGAACCTATTTTTCACTAACAGGCCAAATTATAATTCTTGTTCTTATTCAAATAGGCGGTTTGGGAATAATGTCTTTTTCAACTCTTCTGCTGTTTTTTTTGCGCGGCAGATTCGGAATCGGAAGCAGGGAGATTATTCAGGAAACTTTAGCCTTTTTTGATACGATTGATATCGGGGCACTCCTAAAATCGGTATTTATATTTACATTCTCGTTTGAGGCTATTGGAGTATTTCTTTTAACAATCCGTTTTCTTTTTGATATGCCTTTAGGCCAAGCTTTTTTCACAGCCGTATTTCACTCGATTTCCGCTTTCTGCAATGCCGGTTTCAGTACTTTCCCTGATAGTTTGACTGCTTATCGTTCTGATATATTTGTTAATTTAATAATTATGTTGTTGATAGTAAGCGGCGGTATCGGATTTATTGTGATATATGAAATTTATAAGCTCCGTAAAAAAGGTTTCACTTTTTACAAACTATCCCTTCATTCCAGAGTTGTTCTTTTATATTCTTTTTTACTTATAATTATAGGGGCAGTTTTTCTGTTTATTTTTGAATATGAAGTTTCAATGAAAGGATATAACCTGTTTACAAAATTTCTTTCATCTTTGTTTCAATCCGTAACTGCACGTACGGCCGGTTTTAATACGATTGATATATCCGCCATATCCATGCCTTCATTATTTGTTATCGCAAGTCTTATGTTCATTGGCGCATCCCCGGCATCCTGTGGTGGCGGTATCAAAACGGCTACCCTGGCAGTTATATTTGCATTCGTAAAATCTAAAATCAAAGGGTCAAAAAACGTAAATTTGTTTTACAGTACCTTGCCTTTTAGAGTGATTTCAAAAGCAATAGTGCTTGTTGTTTTTGCTATTCTAACCGTAATCATTTTTTCTTTTTTAGTTTTAGTTGCGGAGTTTCATAATACACCTTTTGCAGATAATGGGACGTTATTTATTAAAATTATTTTTGAAGTTATTTCCGCTTTTGGTACTGTGGGTCTTTCTGCCGGGATAACACCGGAACTTTCTTCAATTAGCCGTATATTAATAACGATAGTAATGCTTATAGGCAGAGTCGGGCCTTTAACTTTAGCCGTTGTTATAGCAACTAAAGATGAACAAGATGTTCAATATGCAGAAGATAATATTTTAGTGGGGTAA